From the genome of Burkholderia pyrrocinia:
TCAACTATTTGGCGTCGCCCGACGTGCAGGCGGACGTGAAATCAACCGGACTGGATGGCGTCCCTGCGCATTGAGTCCGATCCGCGGGAAGGCTTGTGTCACAAAGTCTTCCCGTCGCCGCTCGTATTCGCTGCGGTACCGCCTTCATCGGCCCCGTTCGGGGATGCCGGGCCGGCCATGGCGAGCCTCTGCGCAAGACGTACACGATCGCACGCACCTTCCCACAGCGAAACGAAGATCACCGCGCAGGCATTGCTGATCACGCTTGTCAGTGCGCGTGCCTCGGACATGAAGCGATCGATGCCGACCAGCAGTGCCACGCCGGCGACGGGCAGGTCGGGCATGACGGCGAGCGTGGCGACTAGCGCAACCAGCCCGCTACCGGAAACACCGGCCGCACCCTTTGATGTGAGCAGCATGATGGCGAGCATCACCGCGATCTGCGACGCGGAGAGAGGCACGTCGCACGCCTGCGCGATGAACAATGCCGCGAGTGTCAGGTAGATCGCGGTACCGTCCAGATTGAAGGAATAGCCCGCCGGCAGCACGAGCCCCACGATGCCCTTGTCGCAGCCGAGTGCCTCCAGCTTGACGATCAGACGTGGCAGAACGGGCTCCGTGGACGACGTCGCGAGGACGATGAGCAACTCTTCGCGCATGTAGCGCAAGAGCCGCCAGAGCGCGAAACCGTGCAGCCGCGCGAGCGGTGCGAGCACCAGCGTGACGAACAGCACGCAGGCCACGTAGAAGGACGCCATCAGCTTCGCCAGCGAGCCGACCGAACCGATGCCGAAACGGCCGACCGTGAACGCCATCGCGCCGAATGCGCCGAGCGGCGCGAGCCGCATGATCATTGCGAGCACGCGAAAGACGACCTGGGCGACACCGTCGATCAGCGCAAGAACGGGCCGGCCGGCCCGCGGGTGTGCATTCAGCGAGAAACCGAACAACAGCGACAGCAACAGCACCGGCAACACTTCGCCTTTGGCGAACGCGCCGAGCATCGTGTCCGGAATCATGCCGAGTCCGAACGCCACAAGGTCGCGTGGCTCCGCATGCTTCGCATACGGAGCGAGGATGCTCGCATCCAGGTGGTGGACATCGATGTGCATGCCGGCGCCCGGTTGCAGCACGTATGCGGTGACGAGCCCGAGCGCGAGCGCAGCAGCGGTCAACAGATAGAAGAGCGCCAGCGCCCGCACGATCGTGCGGCCGATGGCCTTCCCGTCCACCAGCGACGTGATGCCCGAGACGATCGTGCAAAAGACGATCGGGGCGATGGTCATCTTCACCAGGCCGACGAACGCATCGCTGAGGGGCTTGAGCATCGCGCCCGCCGCCGGCCATACGTGACCGATGCCCATGCCGAGCATCATCGCGAGCAGAACCTGCACGTAAAGCGATCCAAGCAGCCTGGCCAACCTCACTGTCCGGTCTTCCTTCGTATCTCTCTGTCGTCGTTACGCCGATGCGCCACTGCTTGCGATACCGCCACGCTTTGCCTCGACGACCATCCGATGAAATGCCTCCGCGGCCGGTGTGAGCGGTCGTCCGCGGCGCTTGACGATGCCCACGCGTCGTTTGACGGCCGGTTCGACGAGCGGCACGCTCGTGAGAATAGGGTGGTCGTGCCCGGGCATCGCCATCGAGGGTACTGCGGCGACGCCGAGCCCCGCTTCAATCAATCCGAGCAGGGTCGTCACATGGCGTGTCTCGCAGACGCTCGGCGCACGCGGCGCGACGGCGGTCAGCGCCTGGTCGAGCAGCAGACGGTTGCCGGAAGTCTTGTCGACCGACACATAATCGTGCTCGTAAAGTTCGTTCCAGGTCACGCGCTTCTTGCGTGCGAGCGGGTGGTCGCGGCGACAGGCGGCAACGAACCGTTCCTGGAGCAACACCTTGAACTCGATCTCCGCCTCCTGGCTGCCGATGAAACTCACACCGAAATCCGCCTCGCCGCTGATGACGGCCCCGAGCACCTCGTTGGCGCTTGCATCGAGCAGTTTCACCCTGATGCGCGGAAAGCGCTGATGATAGCGCGCGATGATGGCGGGCAGGAAATAGTAGGCGACCGACGGCACGCATGCGATCGTCACATGGCCCAGGCGGCTCGATGACACGTCGCGAATGCCGAGCAGGGCGGCATCGAGATCGTCCAGCAGTTGCTCGGCACTTTGGGCGAACACGCGACCGACGGTGGTGAGCGCAACGCTGCGCGTGGTGCGCTCGAAGAGCCGCACGCCGAGCGCTTCCTCGAGTTTGTCGATCCGGCGACTCAAGGCCGGCTGGGAAATGTTGACTGCATCGGCGGCCTTTCGGAAGCTTCCCGTTTCCACTACGGCGCGAAATGCCTGCAAGTCGGTTAAATCGAAGTTGATCCCCACGAACAAATCTCCACCAGTCAGATGCCGAGCATTTTGCATGATTCCGCTGGCGCCATGCGCGTTGCGTTGCCTGAAACGCTATGTCTTCGGGTTTGCCCGGCACTGTAGCCCGAACCGCGGACGATAGTCTCGCGGCGATGCTTCGACGCATCTTGCAAACGCACGCTGTATCGCGTCCACGCTTCCGAATCCCGATCGTTCGGCTATCCGTTCGAGCGGCCAGTCGGCCGGCTCCACCAGGTATCGGACTCTCGCCTATCAATCAGTCTTCTCGCGCAAGTTGTAGCAAGATGTCAGCGAGGGCTCGAATTTTCGGTTGTGTCGCACGTTGGGGCGGATATACGAGGAAGTAGGAAAGGCCGTCTTGAACCACACCCTCAAACGGTGTCACCAGAGATCCGGCACGGAGTCGGTCTCTTGCCATTCGTGGGTCGCCGATTGCAATTCCGTGTCCTTCCACCGATGCCGCGAGCGTCAATTCGAGGGTATCGAATACAAGTCCACGTCCCGCATCGATTTGGCGTGCCCCGACATGATCGAGCCAGCATCTCCACTCTGCGTGGCTGGGCCCGGGATGGAGCAAATCGACATGCGCAAGGTCGGCAACGGATCGCAGTGATGTTGCCAATGCGGGCGCGCACATCGGCGTGAGCATCTCGGAAAACAGCGGTACCGCTTCCATACCGGTCCACTGTCCCGTGCCTCGCACAATGATGGCATCGACGTCGGACGTCGTGAAATCCGGCGTATCGTCCGCGGATGTCGAAATACGAAGCTCCGTACCGCTCATGGCGCGATGAATGTCCGGCAGCCGCGGGAGCAACCAGCGAATGGCGAACGTGGACGGCAACTTCAATGTGAGCACCGAGGTTGCCCGTGCATGGAAATCCGCGTGCTGAACCAATTGCGTGATCACGTTGACCGCGACCGTCAGCAGTCCATTGCCTTCTGCTGTCAACGTCAGACCCGATACATGGCGCACAAAGAGTGCGCATCGATAATACGTTTCCAACTGCTGTATCTGGCGGCTCACTGCGCCTTGCGTACGGCATAGATGATCCGCAGCCTTGCTGACGCTGCCAAGCTGCGCCGCAGCGACGAATGACTGAATCGCTGCCAACGGTGGGAGGGGCCGCGTCAGGTCAGCCAGCGGATATGCATGCGCCGCATACCCGGATTGCAAATTTTTCGATTGTTCGGTCATCGGTGCGTCGCTATCGTGCGTCTACCGGATTCCCTGTTCTTACGAATGAACGGGGTTGTCGACGAACGATCGGAGGATAATGTTGGGCTCAACGTCGGAATCACTATATACGGAACAGGTTCGCGCTTACCTGCGGGAACTGGAGCGAGGCGATGTCGATGCCATCTGCGCGCTATTTACGCCGGGGGCGCAGATTTTCTCGCCATTTCTCGGCTGGATGCACCCTGAGCGCTTCTTTTCGAAGGTCGCTGCCGCGTCGGGAGAAAGCAAGATTACACCGATCGATATCTGCGTTAGCGCGAGTGGGGCTCGACGTGCGACAGGTTACTTCATCTACGACTGGGCCCTGAAAGACGGCTCGGTGGTGAGCTTCGAGTGCGTCGACGTGTTCGAGTTCGACGTCGCGGGGCTCATCGAACGGATGATCATCGTCTACGACACCCATCCGATTCGCAGTACGGTCGGCGACAAGTACTCGTAGCTGAATCGATGCCGCTCAATACCGAAGGCTGGTGTTTGCGGAGGGCTGTTCCGCATGACGTCAAACTTCCGCGCGCTGCAGTCCCGCTGAGAAGCAGGCGTTCCGGGATGAGACGGAATGACCGTTTGTCCTCGGAACCTGCCGTCAACACAAGTTTGTGTTGGAGGGCTGGAAAGGGGCGGTTACGGTTGGCCCTGTCAGGGGCAATCGACCATAAAGGGACGTTCACGCGTTTCCACGATTTGACAATGGAATGGCCGGTCGACTTCACAAAGGCGCCCGTGCCGAGGTCGGGATCTCTCCTGACCAGAGTACGTTCATATTCACGAGAAATTTGTAGGCTGCGATGCCGAATCATGAGAATTCTCGACCGATAAATTCTCATTGAATGCGCCTAACTCTTTGATTTTTATAGGGAGGAAGGAGCTGGTTCGCTGAGCCCCTACAATCGACGACGGTTGCCCACGCGAGCGTCGCGTCGACGCACGGGCATGCGCCGGTCAGCCCCCGCAACCGGTCGACCCATCTTGTTCGACCGGCGCTTAAGCGCGGATTAACGGAGAAACAGGGCGCGAGCACGTGGTCCGCCATCGATTGAGCACATCCTCGGTATGCGCGCCGGGTTATAGGGAAAACCCTTATCTCAGGGTATAATCACCGGCTGAGAGAAAGGTCGAACCATGCCTGAACGTTTCCAAACCCTTGAAAAATTTGTGTTTTCCCTCGTCGTGATGTCCGCGGTCATGTGCTCGGCATTCCTCGCGTACGAGCGTCACCCCGAGATCAAGATCGCGCTGCACGAAGGCGAAGCGCTGATGCGCGAGAGCGCCAAGTATTCGGTCATCTGCTCGCCGTCCAAGGTCGATCCTTGCGTCGAGATGTCCGCTTACTGAAATCTGCGTCGCGCGTTCGCGCTGCAGCCGGACCGGACGTTTTTCGTGATTCGTCCGATTCAGTTTCAGACTGGCCCTACAGCATTGTCGGTCTGGATTCCTTAAAGTAGCGCCCTTCAGGAATTCAGAAACCGGCCGCAAGACAGGGCGGATGCACGAACCTGTCACGTGCCGAGTCGCTGGCGTAAGCAGCCCCCGGATTCAGTCGGCCCCGCTTCGAGCAATCGAGCGGGGCCGTTCTGTTTGCGCGCGTGAATCGATGTGCCGCCGCGGCACGAATCACACCACATGCCGCGGCTCGCCGCCAACAAACGCAGCAACGTTGTCGACGAGCTGATCGGCCAGCGTCTGCATCGCCTCGTCGCTTGCCCATGCGACGTGCGGCGTCAGGATGAACGCCGGATGCGACAGGATCGCGTGGAACGGATGCGCGGCCGGCAGCGGCTCCTGCGTGACCACGTCGAACCCCGCGCCCGCGATCTGCCCCGACTGCAATGCGTCGACCAGCGCGCTTTCGTCCACGAGCCCGCCGCGCGCGGTATTGATCAGCAGCGGCCGGCGCGCCATCCGCGCGAACGTGACCGCATCGATCAGGTGTCGTGTCGCGGGCGTGAGCGGGCAGTGCAGCGTGATCACGTCGCTGTCGCGCAGCAGCGTGTCGAGCGGCGCGTAGTCGTCACCTGCGGCATCGCCGTGCGCCGCGAACAGCACGCGCATGTCGAGCGCACGCGCGATGCCGGCCACCGCGCGCCCGAGCACGCCGTCGCCGACGATCCCGAGCGTCGAGCCGGCCAGGTCGCGGATCGGATGGTCGAAAAAGCAGAACTGTCCGCTGTCGAGCCAGCGCCCGGCGCGCACCGCGTCGCGGTAAGCCACGAGGCTGCGGCGCAGCGCGAAGATCAGCGCGAACGTATGCTCGGGCACCGTGCGGACCGCATAGCCGCGAATGTTGCTCACGACGATCCTGCGTGACGCGCACGCGTCGAGATCGACGATGTCGGTGCCGGTCGCGGCGATCGCGATCATCCGCAGATGGCGTGCCGCGGCGAGTGCCGAAGCGTCGAGCCGCACCTTGTTGGTCACGACGATGTCCGCGTCGCCGATGCGCGCGGCCACCTCATGCGCGGCCGTCCGGTCGAACGTCTGCAACGTGTGCGGAAACGGGAACGGCTTGAGCACGGTTTGCGGCGACAGAGTCGCGCGGTCGAGAAACACGATCTGCGCGGGAGAAGAAACGGAAAACATGGCGGGTCTCGCTGACAGTGACAGGCGCCCGGCGGGCGCGGAACGGCTTCGATTCTGCCGGCGGCGCGCGTGATGTCGTTTGACCGTTGCGCGAGCGCGCTTTCCCGGATGGAAAGGCTGATGCACAGCGCGCGGGAACGAATGCAGCGATCGCACCGACGCGCGCCTTTCCGATTCGGAAAGGCTGGTTGAGCATCGATCGATTTTCGCGGTGTGCGAACGCCGTCATGATCACTGTCATCGACAACACGATTTCATCGGAGACAGCCATGACACGCCCCCTGGACGGCATCCGCGTGCTGGAACTCGGCCAACTGATCGCCGGGCCGTTCGCGGGCCGGATGCTCGCCGAATTCGGCGCGGACGTGATCAAGGTCGAGCCGCCCGGCCTCGGCGATCCGCTGCGCAAATGGCGGCTGCTGCACGACGGCACGTCGGTCTGGTGGGCCGCGCAGTCGCGCAACAAGACCTCGCTCACGCTCGACCTGCGCACGCCCGAAGGACAGGACGTCGTGCGCCGCCTCGTCGCGGAAACCGACGTGCTGATCGAGAACTTCCGGCCCGGCACGCTCGAAGGCTGGGGGCTCGGCTGGGACGCGCTGTCCGCGATCAATCCGGGGCTCGTGATGCTGCGCGTGTCGGGCTTCGGGCAGACCGGCCCGTACCGCGACCGTCCCGGCTTCGGCGTGATCGCCGAGGCGATGGGCGGCCTGCGGCACCTGACCGGCGAACCCGGCCGCACGCCGGTGCGCGTCGGCATCTCGCTCGGCGATTCGCTGTCGGCGTTGCATGGCGTGATCGGCGTGCTGCTCGCGCTGCGGCATCGCGAGCAGCAGGGCGGCAAGGGGCAGGTCGTCGACGTCGCGCTGTACGAATCGGTGTTCAACATGATGGAAAGCCTGCTGCCCGAATACTCGGCGTTCGGCGCGGTGCGCGAGGCGGCCGGCAGCAGCCTGCCCGGCATCGCGCCGACCAACGCGTACCGCTGCCGCGACGGCAGGTACGCGCTGATCGCCGGCAACGGCGACAGCATCTTCCGGCGGCTGATGGAGCTGATCGGCCGGCCCGACCTCGGCAACGATCCCGCGCTCGCGCACAACGACGGGCGCGTCGCGCAGGTCGAGCGCATCGACGCGGCGATCGGCGAGTGGAGCGCGCATCACGATCTCGACGGCGTGCTGGCCGCGCTGAACGACGCGCGCATCCCGTCCGGGCGCATCTACGACGTGGCCGACATCGCGGCCGATCCGCATTACCGCGCGCGCGACATGATCGTCGACGCCGCGCTGCCCGACGGCACGCCCGTGCTCGTGCCGGGCATCGTGCCGAAACTCGGCGCGACGCCAGGGCGCATCGAGCGCTCGGCGCCCGCGCTCGGCGCGGATACCGATGCGGTACTCGAATCGATCGGCATCGATGCCGCGACGCGCGGCGACTGGCGCACGCGCGGCGTGATCTGAACCGGCAACAGGAGACAGGAAGAGACATCATGAGCAAGCCACGCAAACGGCTCTACCTCCACGAAGTCGCGACGCGCGACGGTTTCCAGAACGAAGCGGCGTTCGTCGATACCGACGACAAGATCGCGCTCGTCGACGCATTGAGCGCATGCGGCTATGCGAAGATCGAAGTCACGTCGTTCACGTCGCCGAAGGCGATCCCCGCATTGCGCGACGCGGAGGCCGTGATGCACGGCATCGCGCGCGCACCGGGCGTCGTCTATACCGTGCTCGTGCCGAACGTGCGCGGCGCCGAGCGCGCGCTGTCGTGCGGCGTCGACGAAGTGAACCTCGTGATGTCGACGAGCGAGAGCCACAACCGCGCGAACCTGCGGATGACGCGCGAGCAGTCGTTCGCGCAGCTGCGCGACGTGATCGACGCGGTGCGCGGCACCGGCGTCGCGATCAACGTGTCGCTGTCGACCGCGATGGGCTGCCCGATGGAAGGCGACGTGCCGGCCGAAGCCGTGCTAGCGTGGATGCAGCGCTTCGCGGATCTCGGCGTGCACGGCTTCACGCTGTGCGATACGACGGGCATGGCGTTTCCGTCGCAGGTGCGTGCGTTGGCCGAACATGCACGCGAGCGCTTCGGCACGCTGCAGCTCACGCTGCATTTTCACAATACGCGCGGGATGGCGCTCGCGAATACGCTCGCGGCGCTCGACGCGGGCATCGACCGCTTCGACGCGTCGCTCGGCGGGCTCGGCGGCTGCCCGTACGCACCGGGCGCGACCGGCAACGCGTGTACCGAGGAACTCGTGCACATGCTCGAACTGGACGGTTACGATACCGGCGTCGACCTCGCGGCCGTCCTCGCCGCGTCGGCACGGCTGCCCGCGCTGATCGGGCATGACGTGCCGAGCCAGATCCTGAAGGCCGGGCGCCGCTCGGATCTTCATCCGCCGCCGCGCGCCGACGCCGGCGACATACCCGCGCAACGCGCATTTTCATGAACAGGAAAACAGGAGCGAATTCCATGGCGCTGATCGATCACCTCGACCATCTCGTGCTGACCTGCGTCGATCCCGACAGGACGAAGCATTTCTACACCGAGGTGCTGCAGATGCAGCTCGAAACCTTCGGCGCCGGCCGGCTGGCGTTCCGTTTCGGCAACCAGAAGATCAACCTGCACGTGCGCGGCGCGGAGTTCGAACCGAAAGCGCATGTGCCGGTGCCCGGCGCGCTCGACCTGTGCTTCATCGCGTCGGTGCCGCTCGACGACGTGATCGCGCACCTGAAGCGGGTCGAATGGCCGATCGTCGAAGGGCCCGTCGAACGCACGGGCGCGACGCAGAAGATCCGTTCGGTCTACGTGCGCGACCCCGACCTGAACCTGATCGAGATATCCGAGTTGATCTGACCGATGGCAGCCGGCCTGTCGCACCACCGGCCGCGCTGCTTCGGCGCATCGATCCGTCCGATCGCGCAAGCACCGGCACAATGCGCGTATCGCGTCGCAGTCTTTCGCCGAAAGCGGACAGGCACGTGCCGCACCCGCCGAATCCGGATAGCCTGACCCGGCCACGCTGCGGATAATGGTGCGAAGGCGTCGGTTCGCCCGACGCCTTCGCAGCGGGCATGGCGAACCTGCCCCGCACCTCCGCAACTCGCCCCGGACACTTCCCGAATGACGATCCTCTATCGCGGCATGGACCGCGCGGCGCTCGACGCCGCCTACCTGAACACGAAGGCCGTTCCCGATTTCCCGGCGTTGCTCGCATCGTGCCAGGCACGTAGCGCAGCGCTTTACGACGCGACGCCCGGCCGCCGCGACCTGCGTTACGGCGCGCACCCCGCGCAGCGCTTCGACTGGCTGCCGTGCGGGCAGCCCGACGCGCCGCTGTTCGTGTTCATTCATGGCGGCTACTGGCAACACTGCACGAAAGAGGATTTCGCGTACGCGGCGAGCGGCCCGCTCGCGCGCGGCTTCGACGTCGTGCTCGCCGAATACACGCTCGCGCCGGTCGCGACGATGACCGACATCGTCGGCGAGATCGGCGCGCTGCTCGATCATCTCGCGAACGATCCCGACGGACTCGGCACCGCGCAGCGGCCGATCCACCTGAGCGGCCATTCGGCCGGCGGCCACCTGACGGCCATGCATCGCGCGCATCCGGCCGTTGTTTCGGCGCTCGCGATCAGCCCGCTCGTCGATCTCGAACCGATCTCGCTGTGCTGCCTGAACGACAAGCTGCAGCTCACCGCGCAAGAAGTCGACGCGTACAGCCCGCTGCGCCACATCGGGCCCGGCGCGCCGACCGTCGTCGCGGTCGGCGACGCCGAACTGCCCGAACTCGTCCGGCAAGCGCATGAATACGCGTCAGCGTGCGAAGCGGCCGGCGAACGGATCGCGCGCACCTGGCTGCCCGGCATGCAGCACTTCGCGGTGCTCGACGATCTCGCGAAGCCGGACGGTGCAATGCTCGCCGCATTGCAGGCGCTCGCATCGCGCTAGCCGCGCCGTATCGCGCCTGCATGGCCGGGCGTATGATCGGCGTCAGGCCGCCGCGATGATGGCGCGCGCCGTACGGCCTTCCCAGGACCCCCGACATGGTGAACCCGCTTCATTTCGATCTGCAGTCGCTGCGCGTGTTCGCGCTCGTCGCCGAACACGGCAGCCTGACGAAGGCGGCCGAACACGGCCAGCTCACGCTGTCCGCGGTCAGCAAGCGCATCGCCGAGCTCGAAAGCGTGACCGGTAGCGCGCTGTTCGTCCGGCATGCACGTGGCGTCGAGCTGACACCCGCGGGCCGCGCGCTGCTCGACCATGCGGCGAAGGTGATCGAGCAGGTCAACCGGATGGCGCACGAGATGAGCGATTACGTCGCCGGCGTGCGCGGCCATATCCACGTGTGGACCAATACGTCCGCGATCGTCCAGTTCCTGCCCGCCGATCTGGCCGCGTTCCTCACCGACAACCCGGGCATCAAGGTGAGTCTCGAGGAGCGGCTGAGCCACGAGATCGTCGACGCGCTCGGGTCGGGCAAGGCCGATCTCGGCGTGTTCGCCGACAACGTGCCGGCGCCCGGCATCGAACGGCGGCTGTACCGGCGCGACGAACTCGTGCTGCTCGTGCCGCGCGCGCATCGCTTCGCCGCACGCGACAGCATCCGCTTCGCGGAA
Proteins encoded in this window:
- the dctA gene encoding C4-dicarboxylate transporter DctA → MRLARLLGSLYVQVLLAMMLGMGIGHVWPAAGAMLKPLSDAFVGLVKMTIAPIVFCTIVSGITSLVDGKAIGRTIVRALALFYLLTAAALALGLVTAYVLQPGAGMHIDVHHLDASILAPYAKHAEPRDLVAFGLGMIPDTMLGAFAKGEVLPVLLLSLLFGFSLNAHPRAGRPVLALIDGVAQVVFRVLAMIMRLAPLGAFGAMAFTVGRFGIGSVGSLAKLMASFYVACVLFVTLVLAPLARLHGFALWRLLRYMREELLIVLATSSTEPVLPRLIVKLEALGCDKGIVGLVLPAGYSFNLDGTAIYLTLAALFIAQACDVPLSASQIAVMLAIMLLTSKGAAGVSGSGLVALVATLAVMPDLPVAGVALLVGIDRFMSEARALTSVISNACAVIFVSLWEGACDRVRLAQRLAMAGPASPNGADEGGTAANTSGDGKTL
- a CDS encoding LysR family transcriptional regulator; protein product: MGINFDLTDLQAFRAVVETGSFRKAADAVNISQPALSRRIDKLEEALGVRLFERTTRSVALTTVGRVFAQSAEQLLDDLDAALLGIRDVSSSRLGHVTIACVPSVAYYFLPAIIARYHQRFPRIRVKLLDASANEVLGAVISGEADFGVSFIGSQEAEIEFKVLLQERFVAACRRDHPLARKKRVTWNELYEHDYVSVDKTSGNRLLLDQALTAVAPRAPSVCETRHVTTLLGLIEAGLGVAAVPSMAMPGHDHPILTSVPLVEPAVKRRVGIVKRRGRPLTPAAEAFHRMVVEAKRGGIASSGASA
- a CDS encoding LysR substrate-binding domain-containing protein — protein: MTEQSKNLQSGYAAHAYPLADLTRPLPPLAAIQSFVAAAQLGSVSKAADHLCRTQGAVSRQIQQLETYYRCALFVRHVSGLTLTAEGNGLLTVAVNVITQLVQHADFHARATSVLTLKLPSTFAIRWLLPRLPDIHRAMSGTELRISTSADDTPDFTTSDVDAIIVRGTGQWTGMEAVPLFSEMLTPMCAPALATSLRSVADLAHVDLLHPGPSHAEWRCWLDHVGARQIDAGRGLVFDTLELTLAASVEGHGIAIGDPRMARDRLRAGSLVTPFEGVVQDGLSYFLVYPPQRATQPKIRALADILLQLARED
- a CDS encoding nuclear transport factor 2 family protein, with product MLGSTSESLYTEQVRAYLRELERGDVDAICALFTPGAQIFSPFLGWMHPERFFSKVAAASGESKITPIDICVSASGARRATGYFIYDWALKDGSVVSFECVDVFEFDVAGLIERMIIVYDTHPIRSTVGDKYS
- a CDS encoding D-2-hydroxyacid dehydrogenase; translated protein: MFSVSSPAQIVFLDRATLSPQTVLKPFPFPHTLQTFDRTAAHEVAARIGDADIVVTNKVRLDASALAAARHLRMIAIAATGTDIVDLDACASRRIVVSNIRGYAVRTVPEHTFALIFALRRSLVAYRDAVRAGRWLDSGQFCFFDHPIRDLAGSTLGIVGDGVLGRAVAGIARALDMRVLFAAHGDAAGDDYAPLDTLLRDSDVITLHCPLTPATRHLIDAVTFARMARRPLLINTARGGLVDESALVDALQSGQIAGAGFDVVTQEPLPAAHPFHAILSHPAFILTPHVAWASDEAMQTLADQLVDNVAAFVGGEPRHVV
- a CDS encoding CaiB/BaiF CoA transferase family protein, translating into MTRPLDGIRVLELGQLIAGPFAGRMLAEFGADVIKVEPPGLGDPLRKWRLLHDGTSVWWAAQSRNKTSLTLDLRTPEGQDVVRRLVAETDVLIENFRPGTLEGWGLGWDALSAINPGLVMLRVSGFGQTGPYRDRPGFGVIAEAMGGLRHLTGEPGRTPVRVGISLGDSLSALHGVIGVLLALRHREQQGGKGQVVDVALYESVFNMMESLLPEYSAFGAVREAAGSSLPGIAPTNAYRCRDGRYALIAGNGDSIFRRLMELIGRPDLGNDPALAHNDGRVAQVERIDAAIGEWSAHHDLDGVLAALNDARIPSGRIYDVADIAADPHYRARDMIVDAALPDGTPVLVPGIVPKLGATPGRIERSAPALGADTDAVLESIGIDAATRGDWRTRGVI
- a CDS encoding hydroxymethylglutaryl-CoA lyase, with translation MSKPRKRLYLHEVATRDGFQNEAAFVDTDDKIALVDALSACGYAKIEVTSFTSPKAIPALRDAEAVMHGIARAPGVVYTVLVPNVRGAERALSCGVDEVNLVMSTSESHNRANLRMTREQSFAQLRDVIDAVRGTGVAINVSLSTAMGCPMEGDVPAEAVLAWMQRFADLGVHGFTLCDTTGMAFPSQVRALAEHARERFGTLQLTLHFHNTRGMALANTLAALDAGIDRFDASLGGLGGCPYAPGATGNACTEELVHMLELDGYDTGVDLAAVLAASARLPALIGHDVPSQILKAGRRSDLHPPPRADAGDIPAQRAFS
- a CDS encoding VOC family protein, with amino-acid sequence MALIDHLDHLVLTCVDPDRTKHFYTEVLQMQLETFGAGRLAFRFGNQKINLHVRGAEFEPKAHVPVPGALDLCFIASVPLDDVIAHLKRVEWPIVEGPVERTGATQKIRSVYVRDPDLNLIEISELI
- a CDS encoding alpha/beta hydrolase, whose translation is MTILYRGMDRAALDAAYLNTKAVPDFPALLASCQARSAALYDATPGRRDLRYGAHPAQRFDWLPCGQPDAPLFVFIHGGYWQHCTKEDFAYAASGPLARGFDVVLAEYTLAPVATMTDIVGEIGALLDHLANDPDGLGTAQRPIHLSGHSAGGHLTAMHRAHPAVVSALAISPLVDLEPISLCCLNDKLQLTAQEVDAYSPLRHIGPGAPTVVAVGDAELPELVRQAHEYASACEAAGERIARTWLPGMQHFAVLDDLAKPDGAMLAALQALASR
- a CDS encoding LysR family transcriptional regulator: MVNPLHFDLQSLRVFALVAEHGSLTKAAEHGQLTLSAVSKRIAELESVTGSALFVRHARGVELTPAGRALLDHAAKVIEQVNRMAHEMSDYVAGVRGHIHVWTNTSAIVQFLPADLAAFLTDNPGIKVSLEERLSHEIVDALGSGKADLGVFADNVPAPGIERRLYRRDELVLLVPRAHRFAARDSIRFAETLDEDYVGLSDGSSLLARMTDAAFAAERSLKVRIQVSNFDGVSRMIEAGLGIGVLPRDAVTGERAARLGVVKLDDAWATRTLWVGVKAGTVLTTDIAKLFDFMSAR